The nucleotide sequence AGGCCGGCCTCGAGAAGAAGCGTATCGCGGCCGAACGCCAAGCCTATCTCGCCCATGAACTCGCGGCCTTCCGCCTGCCACCCGAATACGCGTCGCTGATTCCGCGCATCCTGATCGCGCCGGACAAGAACACGCTCGAATACAAGGCGCTCGAGGACGCCGCCGCCGCGACCGGACTGTCGCCGCTAAGGCTCGTCGAGCGGTGCGGCGCGATCCCTTCGACGCTCGATTTCCATTTGATGAGCTTCCTGCTCGAATATTTTCCGCGTGGCACGGGCTTTGCGCCCGTGACGGAGCCGCTCGACCCGCCCGAGTTGCCGTCGAGCCCCGTGCGAGCATTCTCGATGGACGACGAGGCGACGACCGAGATCGACGACGCCTTGAGCGTCGCGTGGCACGACGACGGCAGCGTGCGCGTGGGCATCCACATCGCGGCGCCAGCGCTCGGCATCGCCCCCGGTTCCGAACTCGACCGCGTCGCGCGCGAGCGTTTGTCGACCGTGTATTTTCCGGGCGACAAGATCACGATGCTGCCCGAGACCCTGATCCATCACTACACGCTCGGCGAAGCGCACGACTGCCCGGCGCTGTCGCTATACGTCGACGTCGCCGCCGACCTGCGCGTGCTCGGCACCGAAACGCGACTCGAGATGGTGCACATCGCCGACAACCTGCGCCACGAAACGCTGGAAATCGAATTCAACGCGGAGACCCTGCGCAACCCGGCGGTCGCGGACTACCCCTATCGCCGCGAACTCGAATGGCTGCACGACTTCGCCGCCGTTCTCGAAGCCGGCCGCGGCAAGACCGACACGGTCGAGCGCGTCGACTACAGTTTCAAGCTCGACGGCGACCGCATCAGCATCGCGCCGCGCAAACGCGGCAGCCCGATCGACAAGGTCGTTTCCGAACTCATGATCTTTGCCAACGCGCACTGGGGTGGCTGGCTCGCGGAAAAACGCGTTCCCGGCATCTATCGCGCACAGGCCAACGGCAAGACGCGGATGACGACCGCGCCCGACCCGCACGTCGGCCTCGGCGTCGACCAGTACGCGTGGTCGACGTCGCCGTTGCGGCGCTATGTCGATCTCGTCAATCAGCGCCAACTCATCAGCCTTGTCCGCGACGAGGACCCGGTTTACCCGCCGCGCAGCGAGGCGCTGTTTTCAGTGGTGCGCGAATTCGAGCTCGCCTACGACGCCTACAACGATTTCCAGCGCCGCCTCGAGCGCTACTGGATGTTGCGCTGGCTGATCCAGGAAAACGTCGACGAAATCGTCGCCAGCGTGATCCGCGAGGATCTCGTGCGCTTCGACGCCCTGCCGATGGTGACCCGCGCGCCCTCGGTCGCGGGGCTCGCGCCCGGAACCCGCGTCCGCCTGGCGATCTCCAACATCGACCTGCTCGACATCAGCTTCCACGCCGAATATCTCGAGACCGTGCCTGACAGCACGGCCGCCGTTCCGTAGAATCGACGAACCCACTTTCGCGCACCATGGCGTCCATTCAACCCGTCTCTCTTGCCGAACCGTCCAAACAGGGAACGCGCATGGCGCTGGCCCTGCTCGCGTCGGCCGCAGTGCACGGCATGGCGCTTTCGACGCAATTCGTGCAGATCAATCCGAAGCTGTTCGAGGACCCGAACCTTCCGATGGAAGTCGTGCTGGTCAACGCGCGCAGCACCGATGCCCCGCTCAAGCCTGACGCGCTGGCACAGGTGAATCTCGCGGGGGGCGGCAATACGGACGAAGATCGCCGCCTGAAGAGTCCCCTGCCCGCCAGCCCAAAAACACAGCGCGGCGGCGAAGAGGCGGCGCTGCAGGCCCGGGTCAGAGAACTCGAGCAGCAGGCAAGAAATCTACTGACGCAACTGCAGCCCGACGCCGCGCCGCAAGATGCGCAGACCCAGCCTGCGCCACCGGCGCCGACGGTCGATGCGAGCCAGCTCAACCTGCAGGCGCGCGAGATGGCGCAGCTGCAGGCGCGCATTTCGCAGCAATGGGATGAATACCAGAAGCGCCCGAAGCGCGCCTTCGTCGGCGCGAACGTCAAGGAATACGCGTTCGCGCGCTACGTCGAGGACTGGGTCGCGAAGGTCGAGCGCGTCGGCAACCTGAACTATCCCGAAGCGGCTCGCCGCCAAGGGATCTACGGCAGCCTCAAGCTGACGGTATCGATCTATGCCAACGGCAAGATCGAAAAAATCGAGGTCGACCGCTCGTCGGGCTCGAAGGTCCTCGATGCAGCGGCAGTCAGGATCGTCGAACTCGCCGCGCCCTATGCGCCGTTCCCGGCGGACATGCAGAAGAAAGCCGACATCCTGTCGATCACCCGCACCTGGACCTTCACCCGCTCGGACCAGCTCGTCGGCACCGAGTAAGCGCCCTCAAGCTTTCCCCGCCTGCCGGCCGCGGATTCACGCGCTTTATCACGTGATAAAATCTTTGATTGTTCGAATATTTTTCTCTACTTCTGGAGTTCCGTCATGCACACCGGCACCACCCTTACCCAGTTCATCATTGAAGAGCAACGTCGCACCGCGGGTGCGACCGGCGACTTCACCTCGCTGCTTAACGACGTCGTCACCGCGTGCAAGGCGATTTCGAACGCCGTCAACAAGGGCGCGCTGCTGGGCGTGATGGGCGCACTCGAATCCGAGAACGTGCAGGGCGAGACGCAGAAGAAACTCGACGTGATCACCAACGACATCATGATCCGCTCGAACGAGTGGGCCGGCCACCTGGCCGGCATGGCGTCCGAGGAAATGGACGACGTCTACGCCATCCCCGGCCAGTACCCGCTCGGCAAGTATCTGCTGGTGTTCGACCCGCTCGACGGATCAAGCAACGTCGACGTCAACATCTCGGTCGGCACGATCTTCTCGATCCTCAAGGCTCCGGTCGCCGGCCGCGCCGCGAAGGCTGAGGACTTCCTGCAGGCCGGCACCAAGCAGGTCTGCGCCGGCTACGCGATCTACGGTTCGTCGACCATGCTGGTCCTGACCTTCGGCCACGGCACCAACGGCTTCACGCTCGACCGCGACGTCGGCGAGTTCGTGCTGACCCATCCCGCCATGAAAATCCCGACCGAAACCAAGGAATTCGCGATCAACGCGTCGAACATGCGTTTCTGGGAAAAGCCCGTGCAGCGCTACGTCGACGAATGCCTCGCCGGCAAGACCGGTCCGCGCGGCAAGGACTTCAACATGCGCTGGGTCGCGTCGATGGTCGCCGAAGTGCACCGCATCCTG is from Thiobacillus denitrificans ATCC 25259 and encodes:
- a CDS encoding ribonuclease catalytic domain-containing protein is translated as MHVIFEEDGHFKAGSILSETEATAQVESASGKRSKVKAAAILLRFTAPAPEDVMSAAEKLGEELDADFLWEAAGSEEFGFEQLAGEYYGHAPSPAESVALLQKLHASPIYFHKKGKGRYRPAPPETLAAAKAGLEKKRIAAERQAYLAHELAAFRLPPEYASLIPRILIAPDKNTLEYKALEDAAAATGLSPLRLVERCGAIPSTLDFHLMSFLLEYFPRGTGFAPVTEPLDPPELPSSPVRAFSMDDEATTEIDDALSVAWHDDGSVRVGIHIAAPALGIAPGSELDRVARERLSTVYFPGDKITMLPETLIHHYTLGEAHDCPALSLYVDVAADLRVLGTETRLEMVHIADNLRHETLEIEFNAETLRNPAVADYPYRRELEWLHDFAAVLEAGRGKTDTVERVDYSFKLDGDRISIAPRKRGSPIDKVVSELMIFANAHWGGWLAEKRVPGIYRAQANGKTRMTTAPDPHVGLGVDQYAWSTSPLRRYVDLVNQRQLISLVRDEDPVYPPRSEALFSVVREFELAYDAYNDFQRRLERYWMLRWLIQENVDEIVASVIREDLVRFDALPMVTRAPSVAGLAPGTRVRLAISNIDLLDISFHAEYLETVPDSTAAVP
- a CDS encoding energy transducer TonB — its product is MALALLASAAVHGMALSTQFVQINPKLFEDPNLPMEVVLVNARSTDAPLKPDALAQVNLAGGGNTDEDRRLKSPLPASPKTQRGGEEAALQARVRELEQQARNLLTQLQPDAAPQDAQTQPAPPAPTVDASQLNLQAREMAQLQARISQQWDEYQKRPKRAFVGANVKEYAFARYVEDWVAKVERVGNLNYPEAARRQGIYGSLKLTVSIYANGKIEKIEVDRSSGSKVLDAAAVRIVELAAPYAPFPADMQKKADILSITRTWTFTRSDQLVGTE
- a CDS encoding class 1 fructose-bisphosphatase; its protein translation is MHTGTTLTQFIIEEQRRTAGATGDFTSLLNDVVTACKAISNAVNKGALLGVMGALESENVQGETQKKLDVITNDIMIRSNEWAGHLAGMASEEMDDVYAIPGQYPLGKYLLVFDPLDGSSNVDVNISVGTIFSILKAPVAGRAAKAEDFLQAGTKQVCAGYAIYGSSTMLVLTFGHGTNGFTLDRDVGEFVLTHPAMKIPTETKEFAINASNMRFWEKPVQRYVDECLAGKTGPRGKDFNMRWVASMVAEVHRILTRGGIFMYPKDTKDPSKAGKLRLMYEANPMAFIVEQAGGAATTGYQRILDIAPEGLHQRVPVILGSKTEVDTVTGYHHEKAA